The Hymenobacter sp. DG25A nucleotide sequence CAATTTCAACTGGGGCAACGGGGTGGCCGCCACCCGCTGGAACCACGTGTTCAACAAGCGGCTGTATGCCAATACTACGGCCGCTTTCACGCACTACCAGTACAGCATTACCAACAAGCTGGACCAGTTCAGCTTCAACCTGGCCTCTACCATTCAGGACTACTCCCTGAAGACGGATTTTGAGTATACGCCCTCTGACCGGCACACTATCCGGTTTGGGGCCATGGGCACGCAGCATCAGTTTGGCGTGGGCCGCCTGAAAGCCGGCTCCACCGATGGCCGCCTGAATTTTGGGCAGGATGTGACCTACGCGGGTCAGGAAGGCGGGCTGTATGCTACCGATAACTTCCGGGCCTCCGACCGGTGGCAGCTGGAATATGGCCTACGCCTGACGGGCTTCCGCAGCGGCACCGAAACGTACGGCGGGCTGGAGCCGCGCCTCTCGGCCCGCTACACCCTTTCGCCCAAACTTGCCCTGAAAGGCAGCTACGCGCTGATGTACCAATACCTGCACCTGGTTACTAACTCCGGCGCTTCCCTGCCCACGGATATCTGGTACCCTTCGCGACTGTCGGTGAAGCCGCAGCGCAGCCAGCAAGTATCCGCCGGCCTCAGCTTTCTGTTTGGCGGTGGCACTTACCTGCTGTCTAATGAGGTGTATTACAAATGGTCGCGCAATCAGGTGGATTTCCGGGATGGGGCCCAGCTGTTTGTGAACCCCGACCTGGATGCGGAATTCCTGTTCGGCAAGGGCTTCGCCTACGGCAACGAGCTATATCTGGAAAAGAAAAGCGGCCGCACCACCGGCTGGATAGGCTACACGCTGTCCTGGACCAAGCGCCGGTTTGAGGCCCAGCGCGGCACTTCCGGCATCAACAACGGCGAGCTGTTCTACCCCACCTACGACCGGCGCCATAACCTGACGGTGGTGGGCCTGCACCAGCTTTCCAAGCGCGTAAACCTCACCGGCGCCCTCACCTTCAGCTCCGGCAACCCCACCACGCTGCCGCTGGCGCGCTTTGTTTTTCAGGATATCTATGGGGCCGATGCGGAGCCGGTGCCCGTGTACCCTAACCGCAACGGCTACCGCCTGGCACCCTATCACCGCCTCGATCTGGGTGTGGTCTGGAAGCTGCTGCCCACGCGCTGGTTTCCGGAGTCAGACCTCACCTTCAGCATCTACAACGCCTACAACCGCCGCAACCCTTACTTCGTGTATTTCGACCAGGTGAAAAACGAGGATGAAAGCCAGGTAACCGGCTACCGGGCCCGGCAGGTATCCCTGTTCCCGGTCATTCCTTCGGTAACATACAATTTCAAGTTTTAGAGGCCGGAGCATGCAGATGAAGCGCATCACCAGAATTTCAGAAAAGCAGCCTCTTTGGGCCACCACGCTACTGTTGGCGGTTTTCCTGCCGCTGCTCACGGGCTGCGGCCTGCAGAAGGATATTGACGTGGAGCTGCCCGCCTACCCCGCCCAGCTGGTAGTAGAGTTCTACCTCATGCCGGGGCAGGTGCCGCAGCTCACCGTAACGGAAACTACCGAATACTTGGCCTCCCCCACCCCCGCTGTGCCGCTGGATGTGCGCGTGGTGCTGACGGAGCCCGGCGGGCTTACTGATACCATTCCGTTTGCCCCCAGCTATGATTCCCTCATGCAGAAGGCTTACACGCACCGCGGCACCAAGCCCGTGCAGGCCCGCCCCGGCGACACCTTTACGCTGGATGTGACGGATTCCAAAGGCCGCCACGTAACCGGCACTGCCACCATGCCCGCGCTGGTTCCCATTGATACCGTAGAGTGGAAATTCAACGATAAGCCCGACGACCAGCGCCGCGCCTACGTGCTGCTCCGCTTTCACGACCCGGCCACTCCCGGCGACTACTACCGCTTTCAGGTGCACCGCAGCAAGATTTCCCGCGACCCGGAAGTGGACTACACGCCCGAAGACCGCCTCAACAATGGTCAGGAATTCACCCTGGGCACCAGCTACGAGTTCGAGCCGAACGATACGCTGGTGGTCAGCCTTTTCCACCTCGACCGGCCTTATTACCAGTTTCAGCAGTCGGTGCAGGATGCACGCAGTGCCAACGGCAACCCATTTGGGCAGCCCGCGGCTATCAGGTCCACGGTGCAGGGCGGCGTGGGCGTGTTTACCGTGCTGAGCTATCAGCGCCGCACTATTATTGTGAAATAGGTTTCAGCCCTTGCAACCGCGCGCATCCGATCGGTCTCTCCAGGATATCCGACCCTTCTATCTCTTGAGAAATGATGCGCTTTCGATTTATTCTTTTAGTCGTGCTGCTGAGTGGCATGCTGGGCACGTTGAGCAGCTGCGAGAAAGAACCGCTTGACTGTGGCTGCACGCCGCCGCCACGCCCTACTTTTACCTCGGCTCAGCTAACCCAGGCCACCACCTGGCGGCTGGATGAGATGGTGGCAGATGGCAACACTACCCGCACCGAATCCATCAAAGACCGGTTCAGCCTGGCATTTAAAGCCGATGGCACTTATACCCAGACACTGCTGGCCGACAACACGGTTTTTCAGGGCACCTGGACACTGACGGACGCCTTCTACAGCACACTGAACCTGACGGATCATAAAGGCGCCTTACAGCAGTACTCACTGGCGCGCGCCGACGACCAGATCCTCACGTATGGCCACCTCAATAAGGATAATAAGTGGGATTATTACATCTTTACTTTCGTGAAATAATCAGCTGATTATTATATGATTGTCACGAGTAATTAACTATTAGCTATGCTTACTAGGTTAGCAGCATTATTTCTCTCTATTGCTGTATTACCGCTTATGGCCGCGCTGTGCTGCTATCCACGGGAAGGCCCGCCTCAACCCGCCTTCGATAGCGCGGCTTTGCAGCAAAACTGGCAACAGGCACGAACGCAGTGCTTCTGTACTGACCTATGCCCCCCAGATAGTATTCGCAGCCGCTATGTGCTCCTGCTTAAGACCGATAAAACCTATCAGCGCCTCCGGAAGCCATCCAACACGCCCGTAGAACAAGGCACGTGGACGAGTAATAGCTGGCAGCTGGTTTTGTTGAGTGACCACGGGCCGCAAAAAGAGTTTTTAATTCAGAAGCTGCTCCCTGCTGACTCTGCTGGCGGGAGTGACTCGCTCTTCCTCGAAACATATGGCAATGCTGATTGCCAACAGCTGGTATTCAGCAAGCTGCCCTAGCTCTTTTACTGTCGCTCAATAACCGTTTTCAGCAGCGCCGTTAAACGCGGCTCAGCAACGGCCGCCACGCGCAGAATATCGGCCAGGGCTACGTGCTTCAGCTTGCTGGGTGAGCAAAGGTCCGTAATGACGGATACGGCCAGCACGGGTAGGCCCATGTGGCGGGCGGCAATAACTTCGGGCACGGTGCTCATGCCCACGGCATCGGCCCCGATGGTGCGCAGGTAGCGGTACTCGGCGGGGGTTTCCAGCATGGGGCCGGGCAGGCTGGCGTACACGCCGCGCCGCACTTTATCGGCAAAGCCCAGGTCCCGGGCGGCTTGCTCTGCCTGCGCCAGCAGGCCCAGGTCGTAGGGCTCCAGCATATCGGGAAACCGCTCTCCCAGCTCGTCCAGGTTTTTGCCGATGAGCGGGTTCAGGGGCTGCAGGTTGATGTGGTCGTCAATCAGCATCAAATCAGAATATTCCATATCCGGGTGCAGGCCGCCACTGGCGTTGCTGACAAACAGCTTCTGAATGCCCAGCAGCTTCATTACCCGCACCGGCAGCACTACCTGCTCCATGGTGTAGCCTTCGTAGAAATGAAAGCGGC carries:
- a CDS encoding DUF4249 domain-containing protein, giving the protein MQMKRITRISEKQPLWATTLLLAVFLPLLTGCGLQKDIDVELPAYPAQLVVEFYLMPGQVPQLTVTETTEYLASPTPAVPLDVRVVLTEPGGLTDTIPFAPSYDSLMQKAYTHRGTKPVQARPGDTFTLDVTDSKGRHVTGTATMPALVPIDTVEWKFNDKPDDQRRAYVLLRFHDPATPGDYYRFQVHRSKISRDPEVDYTPEDRLNNGQEFTLGTSYEFEPNDTLVVSLFHLDRPYYQFQQSVQDARSANGNPFGQPAAIRSTVQGGVGVFTVLSYQRRTIIVK
- a CDS encoding purine-nucleoside phosphorylase, which encodes MMQHLREAAAHIRQQLGGFQPEFGIILGTGLGALVHEIDISHTLPYASIPHFPISTVESHSGNLLAGTLAGRRVLVMQGRFHFYEGYTMEQVVLPVRVMKLLGIQKLFVSNASGGLHPDMEYSDLMLIDDHINLQPLNPLIGKNLDELGERFPDMLEPYDLGLLAQAEQAARDLGFADKVRRGVYASLPGPMLETPAEYRYLRTIGADAVGMSTVPEVIAARHMGLPVLAVSVITDLCSPSKLKHVALADILRVAAVAEPRLTALLKTVIERQ
- a CDS encoding TonB-dependent receptor; this translates as MPLSVFRCLMVACGFWLLPYFVLAQQRTYTLQGKVLSNAETLPGASVAVPALNTGVTADANGKYVLVLPAGRHELVVSFIGYQTLTRTVNLRADQQLNLQLALAGNELGEVIVESSGTLEQKLQTTQMSVERLTAKEAKLLPALFGEVDILKTLQLKPGVQNGGEGTSGLFVRGGSPDQNLVLLDDAVVYNPNHLFGLFSVFNSDAVQSVDLYKGGFPAQYGGRLSSVVDVKLREGNNQKPSVTGGLGLISSRLTVEAPIVKNKGAFLLSGRRTYFDVFTRQINKANVDDPDFNPIPDYYFYDFNAKANYTLGEKDRVYLTGYYGQDKFGFNSTNGFNFNFNWGNGVAATRWNHVFNKRLYANTTAAFTHYQYSITNKLDQFSFNLASTIQDYSLKTDFEYTPSDRHTIRFGAMGTQHQFGVGRLKAGSTDGRLNFGQDVTYAGQEGGLYATDNFRASDRWQLEYGLRLTGFRSGTETYGGLEPRLSARYTLSPKLALKGSYALMYQYLHLVTNSGASLPTDIWYPSRLSVKPQRSQQVSAGLSFLFGGGTYLLSNEVYYKWSRNQVDFRDGAQLFVNPDLDAEFLFGKGFAYGNELYLEKKSGRTTGWIGYTLSWTKRRFEAQRGTSGINNGELFYPTYDRRHNLTVVGLHQLSKRVNLTGALTFSSGNPTTLPLARFVFQDIYGADAEPVPVYPNRNGYRLAPYHRLDLGVVWKLLPTRWFPESDLTFSIYNAYNRRNPYFVYFDQVKNEDESQVTGYRARQVSLFPVIPSVTYNFKF